The following are from one region of the Isoalcanivorax indicus genome:
- the rplS gene encoding 50S ribosomal protein L19, with translation MSGKKPLVQDIEQAQLKSDVPDFAPGDTVTVQVKVKEGNRERLQAFQGVVIAKRNRGLNSAFTVRKVSHGVGVERVFQTHSPLVDSIKVERRGDVRRAKLYFLRDRSGKSARIKEKVRTTAK, from the coding sequence ATGAGCGGCAAGAAACCCCTGGTGCAGGACATCGAACAGGCCCAGCTGAAAAGCGATGTGCCCGACTTCGCACCCGGTGACACCGTCACCGTGCAGGTGAAGGTGAAAGAAGGTAACCGTGAGCGTCTGCAGGCGTTCCAGGGTGTGGTGATTGCCAAGCGCAACCGCGGCCTGAACTCTGCGTTCACCGTGCGCAAGGTGTCCCACGGCGTGGGCGTCGAGCGGGTGTTCCAGACCCACAGCCCGCTGGTAGACAGCATCAAGGTAGAGCGTCGTGGTGACGTGCGCCGCGCCAAGCTGTACTTCCTGCGCGACCGTTCGGGCAAATCCGCACGGATCAAGGAAAAGGTACGCACCACCGCCAAATAA
- the ffh gene encoding signal recognition particle protein: MFENLSERLGDSLRGLTGQSQLTEDNIRDTLREVRKALLEADVALPVVKDFTDQVKELALGQDVLKSLNPGQAFVKIVNDQLVHVMGDANVGLNLAVKPPAIILMAGLQGAGKTTSVAKLSRHLKEREKKKVMVVSADVYRPAAIEQLRTLAEEVGVDFFPSTADQDPVAIANAALAEARRRFADVLIVDTAGRLAIDEQMMAEIRRLHAAIQPAETLFVVDAMTGQDAANTARAFNEALPLTGVVLTKADGDSRGGAALSVRAITGKPIKFIGMGEKTDALELFHPERIASRILGMGDVLSLVEEAERKLDKGKAEKIAKKFKKGKAMDFEDLKDQFQQMRNMGGMASLLDKLPGMGGLAKMTEDQAAMKQFKHMEALIDSMTPGERRNPELIKGSRKRRIAAGAGLEIQDLNRLIKQQKMMGKMMKKMKGKGGMQNMMRGMGGMMGGQGGGQGGPGGGMGGPGGLPPGGFPGL; the protein is encoded by the coding sequence ATGTTCGAGAATCTCAGCGAGCGCCTTGGCGATTCCCTGCGCGGTCTGACAGGCCAGAGCCAGCTCACCGAGGACAACATCCGCGACACCCTGCGCGAGGTGCGCAAGGCGCTGCTGGAGGCGGACGTGGCGCTGCCGGTGGTCAAGGATTTCACCGACCAGGTGAAGGAACTGGCGCTCGGGCAGGACGTGCTCAAGAGCCTCAATCCCGGCCAGGCCTTCGTCAAGATCGTCAACGATCAGCTCGTGCATGTCATGGGCGATGCCAATGTCGGGCTGAATCTGGCGGTGAAGCCGCCAGCGATCATCCTGATGGCGGGCTTGCAGGGGGCGGGCAAGACCACGTCGGTGGCCAAGCTGTCGCGTCACCTGAAAGAGCGCGAAAAGAAGAAAGTCATGGTGGTGTCCGCCGACGTCTATCGCCCGGCGGCGATCGAGCAGTTGCGCACCCTGGCGGAGGAAGTGGGTGTCGACTTCTTCCCCTCCACGGCAGATCAGGATCCGGTGGCCATTGCCAACGCGGCGCTGGCCGAGGCGCGGCGCCGCTTTGCCGATGTGCTGATCGTGGATACCGCCGGTCGTCTGGCCATCGATGAGCAGATGATGGCGGAGATCCGTCGCCTGCACGCGGCCATCCAACCGGCCGAAACGCTGTTCGTGGTGGACGCCATGACCGGTCAGGATGCGGCCAACACGGCGCGCGCCTTCAACGAGGCGCTGCCGCTGACCGGCGTGGTGCTGACCAAGGCGGACGGCGACTCCCGTGGCGGTGCCGCGCTGTCGGTGCGGGCGATCACCGGCAAGCCGATCAAGTTCATCGGTATGGGTGAGAAGACCGATGCGCTGGAGCTGTTCCACCCTGAGCGGATTGCCTCACGCATTCTGGGTATGGGTGATGTCCTGTCGCTGGTGGAGGAAGCCGAGCGCAAGCTGGACAAGGGCAAGGCCGAGAAGATCGCGAAGAAGTTCAAGAAAGGCAAGGCCATGGACTTCGAGGATCTGAAGGACCAGTTCCAGCAGATGCGCAACATGGGCGGCATGGCCTCGCTGCTGGACAAGCTGCCCGGCATGGGTGGCCTGGCCAAGATGACCGAGGACCAGGCGGCCATGAAGCAGTTCAAGCATATGGAAGCACTGATCGACTCCATGACCCCGGGTGAGCGACGCAACCCGGAACTCATCAAGGGGTCCCGCAAGCGCCGTATCGCGGCGGGCGCAGGTCTGGAGATTCAGGATCTGAACCGGCTCATCAAGCAACAGAAGATGATGGGCAAGATGATGAAGAAGATGAAAGGCAAGGGCGGCATGCAGAACATGATGAGGGGCATGGGCGGCATGATGGGCGGCCAGGGCGGAGGTCAGGGCGGCCCTGGCGGCGGCATGGGCGGTCCCGGTGGCCTGCCCCCCGGCGGCTTCCCGGGGCTGTAA
- a CDS encoding cytochrome C assembly family protein, protein MGTATWAGLAAMTLYLVASVVVLRRLRGAATDNRRLLLVLGLAAVTLHALCLWLTIVTTDGVHLGLFPMASMVTGTGAALVAVTSLYRRIEWVSALVFPLSALSIPPLLWAESGYPPHPLAHGMAIHVLLSILAYAVLAIAAAQSLLLLIQHRQLKSGHIRGVMRVFPPIQVMETMLFELLWAGALLLTAAMVAGFLYVDDLLAQRVAHKTLLTLLAWALFVTLLAGRHFLGWRAVTAIRLTLAGFVLLVVAFFGSQLVIEYIVRG, encoded by the coding sequence ATGGGCACTGCAACCTGGGCCGGGCTGGCCGCGATGACGCTGTATCTGGTCGCCTCCGTAGTGGTACTGCGGCGGCTGCGCGGCGCCGCCACCGATAACCGACGCCTGCTGCTGGTGCTTGGCCTGGCCGCCGTGACCCTGCATGCACTCTGCTTGTGGCTGACCATCGTCACCACCGACGGCGTGCATCTGGGCCTGTTCCCCATGGCGTCGATGGTCACCGGCACCGGTGCCGCCCTGGTCGCCGTCACCAGCCTGTACCGACGGATCGAATGGGTCAGCGCGCTGGTCTTCCCTCTCAGCGCCCTGAGCATTCCGCCACTGCTGTGGGCCGAATCCGGCTACCCGCCGCACCCGTTGGCCCATGGCATGGCCATCCACGTGCTGCTCTCGATTCTGGCCTATGCCGTGCTGGCCATTGCCGCCGCCCAGTCGCTGCTGCTGCTGATCCAGCATCGGCAGCTCAAGAGCGGGCATATCCGCGGCGTGATGCGTGTTTTTCCGCCCATTCAGGTCATGGAGACGATGCTGTTCGAGCTGCTCTGGGCCGGTGCGCTACTGCTCACCGCCGCCATGGTGGCCGGTTTCCTGTATGTCGATGACCTGCTCGCCCAGCGCGTCGCTCACAAGACGCTGCTCACCCTGCTGGCCTGGGCCCTGTTTGTCACCCTGCTGGCCGGACGGCACTTCCTGGGCTGGCGGGCCGTGACCGCTATCCGGCTGACACTGGCGGGATTTGTGCTGCTGGTGGTCGCCTTTTTCGGCTCGCAGCTGGTCATCGAGTACATCGTGCGTGGTTGA
- the rpsP gene encoding 30S ribosomal protein S16, which produces MVVIRLARGGSKKRPFYHVVVTDSRNARDGRFIERLGYFNPIARGGEIPLKLELERIEHWLGQGANPSDRVSALIKEYRKQNG; this is translated from the coding sequence ATGGTAGTGATTCGTCTGGCCCGTGGTGGCTCCAAGAAACGCCCTTTCTATCACGTTGTGGTGACTGACAGCCGCAATGCCCGCGACGGCCGTTTCATCGAGCGTCTGGGTTACTTCAACCCGATCGCCCGTGGCGGTGAGATCCCCCTCAAGCTGGAGCTGGAGCGCATTGAGCACTGGCTGGGCCAGGGTGCGAACCCGTCCGATCGCGTCAGCGCGCTGATCAAGGAATACCGCAAGCAGAACGGCTGA
- the rimM gene encoding ribosome maturation factor RimM (Essential for efficient processing of 16S rRNA) gives MLADDDALVVGRVTAAHGIKGWVKVVSFTDPRENIFSYGPWYLKGPDGWQAVKLTNGRPQGKGLVARIDACDDRTLAETTQVGREIAVPRSALPPAGEGEYYWSDLVGLQVRLTDGRLIGVIRRMLETGANDVMVVQGNADSIDRKERLVPWIMEQVVIRVDLSAGLVEVDWDPDF, from the coding sequence ATGCTGGCAGACGACGATGCCCTGGTAGTGGGTCGCGTCACGGCGGCCCATGGCATCAAGGGCTGGGTGAAGGTCGTTTCCTTCACCGACCCGAGAGAGAATATTTTCAGCTACGGGCCCTGGTATCTGAAAGGCCCGGATGGCTGGCAGGCGGTCAAGTTGACCAACGGTCGCCCGCAGGGCAAGGGCCTGGTGGCCCGGATCGATGCCTGTGACGACCGCACACTCGCGGAAACCACCCAGGTGGGCCGCGAGATTGCCGTTCCCCGCTCGGCCTTGCCGCCGGCCGGAGAAGGTGAGTATTACTGGAGCGACCTGGTGGGTCTGCAAGTCAGACTGACCGATGGTCGCCTCATTGGCGTGATACGCCGCATGCTGGAAACCGGCGCCAACGACGTGATGGTGGTGCAGGGGAACGCTGACAGTATCGACCGCAAGGAACGCCTGGTGCCATGGATCATGGAGCAGGTGGTCATCCGGGTGGACCTGTCGGCAGGGCTGGTCGAGGTAGACTGGGACCCGGACTTCTGA
- the trmD gene encoding tRNA (guanosine(37)-N1)-methyltransferase TrmD produces MNIAVLTLFPDMFQAITAHGVTGRAAERGLLSVTTVNPRDFTVDRHRTVDDRPFGGGPGMLMKMEPLMAALSDARQRVGEQARVVYLTPQGKRLDQPAVERLAREPAMILIAGRYEGIDERFVDAEVDEQWSIGDYVLSGGELPAMVLMDAMARRLPGVLGHEGSAEQDSFSGELENLLDCPHYTRPVEFAGRRVPDVLLSGHHEAVRRWRLKQALGRTWQRRPDLLAARKASPGLSDEEQTLLAEFIREQETGSGDGRD; encoded by the coding sequence ATGAACATTGCCGTGCTGACGCTGTTTCCGGACATGTTCCAGGCCATTACCGCCCATGGCGTGACCGGGCGGGCCGCAGAACGCGGGCTGCTCTCGGTGACCACGGTGAATCCCCGGGATTTCACCGTTGACCGGCATCGCACTGTGGACGATCGCCCTTTTGGTGGTGGCCCCGGCATGCTGATGAAGATGGAGCCGCTGATGGCGGCGCTCAGCGACGCCCGGCAACGGGTCGGTGAGCAGGCCCGGGTGGTGTACCTGACGCCCCAGGGCAAACGGCTTGACCAGCCGGCGGTTGAACGCCTGGCCAGGGAGCCAGCGATGATTCTGATCGCGGGCCGCTACGAAGGGATCGACGAGCGGTTCGTGGACGCGGAAGTGGATGAGCAATGGTCGATTGGTGACTATGTGCTCAGCGGCGGCGAACTGCCGGCCATGGTGCTGATGGATGCCATGGCGCGCCGCTTGCCCGGTGTGCTCGGGCATGAGGGCTCGGCAGAGCAGGATTCCTTCAGCGGTGAGCTGGAGAACCTGCTGGATTGTCCGCACTACACGCGCCCGGTGGAATTTGCCGGCCGACGTGTACCGGATGTGCTGCTCAGTGGTCACCACGAGGCAGTGCGCCGCTGGCGTCTCAAGCAGGCTTTGGGACGCACCTGGCAACGCCGGCCCGACTTGCTCGCGGCCCGCAAGGCGTCGCCGGGACTGAGTGATGAAGAACAGACACTGCTGGCGGAATTCATCCGCGAGCAGGAAACCGGATCTGGTGATGGTCGCGATTGA